Proteins encoded within one genomic window of Eleutherodactylus coqui strain aEleCoq1 chromosome 1, aEleCoq1.hap1, whole genome shotgun sequence:
- the LOC136621379 gene encoding rho-related GTP-binding protein RhoB-like, translated as MESIRKKLVVIGDSMCGKTCLLYVFCKKEFPDDYRLRIFSYQSFSLLDGKTVELEMLDTYGREDYDRLRPVCYPGTDVFLMCFSVDNPVSLENIHEKWVPEVKNFCPNVPFILVANKKDLRNDEHICNELAEMEQKLLWTEVGREMATHISAYEYMECSAKTNDGVREVFETATRAALQKRHGPSGKTRSCCKLL; from the coding sequence ATGGAATCGATCAGGAAGAAGCTGGTGGTGATCGGAGACTCGATGTGCGGTAAAACCTGCCTGCTGTATGTCTTCTGTAAAAAGGAGTTCCCCGATGACTACAGGCTTCGTATCTTTAGTTATCAAAGCTTCTCATTACTAGATGGCAAAACAGTGGAGCTGGAAATGTTGGATACATATGGGCGAGAGGACTATGACAGATTGCGGCCAGTTTGCTATCCGGGTACTGATGTGTTCCTTATGTGCTTCTCTGTGGACAACCCGGTCTCTCTGGAGAACATCCATGAGAAGTGGGTGCCCGAGGTGAAGAACTTCTGCCCCAATGTGCCCTTTATTCTGGTGGCCAACAAGAAGGACTTAAGGAATGATGAGCATATCTGTAATGAACTGGCAGAGATGGAGCAGAAGCTGTTGTGGACTGAAGTCGGACGAGAAATGGCTACCCATATATCTGCTTATGAATATATGGAGTGCTCCGCTAAAACCAACGATGGTGTGAGAGAAGTGTTTGAAACAGCCACTAGAGCGGCGCTCCAGAAGAGGCACGGGCCAAGCGGGAAGACCAGGAGCTGCTGCAAGCTGCTCTGA